In Streptomyces venezuelae, the sequence CGTCCAGGGCGGCCAGCATCTTCGCCATCAGGGAGGGCTGGCTGCTGGAGGAGACCTGCAGGCCGTCGCGCATCCGTGTCGCCAGCGGGGTGTCGACGTAGACCCCGCGCAGCCAGCGGGCCCGGCGTTCGGGGTCCGGGTCCTGCGCCCAGAGCCGCTCGTGGCCGGCGCCGCGGCCGGTCCAGAAGTACGGGACGAACACGTGCCGGGGCACGGCCGCGAAGGCCGCCCGCCAGCGCGGGTCCTCCAGCACCCCGGCGGCGGTCAGCTCCCGGACCTGGGCGGCGTGCGCCGTTTCCCGCAGGTCCCGTGTCGCGGTGTGCGTGGTGTGTGCGGCCATGCCTCCACTGTCCTGCGCCGGGCCCCCGCGTGCGAGCGCGCGGCCCCGGGGGATGGTCCTAGGACCTCGGTCCTGGATCCGGGCGTCTGAGACGATGGTCGGGTGAATGAGATTCCGCGGGGCACGCTTGACGAGCAGACCTTCTACGAGCAGGTGGGCGGCGAGGACACCTTCCGCCGTCTCGTCCGGCGCTTCTACGAGGGCGTCGCCGAGGACCCGCTGCTGCGCCCGATGTACCCGGAGGAGGACCTGGGCCCCGCCGAGGAGCGGTTCGCGCTGTTCCTGATGCAGTACTGGGGTGGCCCGACCACCTACAGCCAGCACCGCGGCCACCCGCGCCTGCGGATGCGGCACGCGCCGTTCCAGGTGGACGCGGCCGCCCACGACGCGTGGCTCAGGCACATGCGGGTCGCGCTGGACGAACTGGGCCTGGCGCCGGAGCACGAGGCGCAGCTGTGGAAGTACCTGACCTACGCCGCCGCCTCGATGATCAACACGGCGGGCTGAGGGACGTTCCGCGGGATCGGCCCCCTCGCGGGGCCGGACCCGGTCGGGCCGGTCAGACCGGCCGGACCTGGAGTGCGCCCAGGCCGCCGGTGACGCCGGGGCGGCGCATGGCGACGGATCCGTACGGGGTGCGCAGCCGCAGCCAGGTCCCGGCGGCGAGCAGCGCCACGGGGGCGGGGGCGCCGGGCAGGGGCGCGGCGGGCGCGGGCACGGCGGCCCGGACCGGCCGCAGGAAGCCCAGGGACTGCGCGGCGTGTACGGCGCGCAGCGGGAGCTCGGTGTCACCCAGGGTGCGGGACCAGATCTCGCGGCCGATGCGGTCGCGCTCGGACCGGGTCCGGTGCTGCACGGGCAGGGCCTCGTCCCGGGCCCGGAACTCGGCGACGGCGGCGGCCACGGCCGCTCCCATCGCTTCGGGGCCGGGCAGCCCGGGAACCTGCCGCCAGCCGCCGCGGGGCGGGAGCACGCCCGCCCAGGGCGGTCCGGTGACCGGCCCGGGCACGGTGGCCTCGGCCGAGGCCTCGTCCACGGACTCCAGCAGCTCGCCGGCGGACACCGTCAGGTCCAGGGGCATCGTGACGGGTGCGGCGAGCCGCACCGTGCGGATGGCCAGGATGTCGAAGGACGGCGGCCGTCCGAAGACCGCGAGCGCGCCGCCGCCCGCCTGGAGGCGTACGGCGGCGGCGCGGTCGTAGTGCACCAGCCGGCCCAGGAAGGCGGCGAGGTCCGCCGCCTCCCCGGAATCGGCGAAGCGCAGCTGGTCGCTCATGCCGCGATGGCCTCGGTACGCGGCTCGTCGAGGTACTCCTCCAGGAAGTGCCTCTCCTCGGCCGTGATGCGGCGGGGCCGCCCCTCGGCGAGGTTGTAGGGCACGACCACGGTCTCGGCGCGCACGTAGACCGTCTCGGGCGCGTCCTCGGTCGCCTCGTCCTTGACCTCGTAGCGGATGGTCAGGGACGCGGCGCCTATCCGGGTCACCCAGGACTCGATGAGCACCGGCTCGTGACGGTGCACGAGGGGCAGCTTGTAGTCGATCTCGTGACGGGCCACGACGGACCCGCCCGTGAAGGACTCACTGCCCTCCCCCGGTGCCAGGCGGAACATGAAGTCGATCCGCGCCTCCTCCAGGTAACGGAGGAAGACGACGTTGTTGACGTGCCCGAAGGCATCCATGTCCGCCCAGCGGAGGGGGCACCGGTAGTGGTGTCTGGCCATGACGGCGACCTCAGCCTCGGGTGAGCTTCTTGTAGGTGGCGCGGTGCGGACGGGTCGCGTCCGGGCCGAGCCGCTCGATCTTGTTCTTCTCGTAGGACTCGAAGTTGCCCTCGAACCAGAACCACTTCGAGTCACCCTCGTAGGCGAGGATGTGCGTGGCCACCCGGTCCAGGAACCAGCGGTCGTGGGAGACGACCAC encodes:
- a CDS encoding globin, with protein sequence MNEIPRGTLDEQTFYEQVGGEDTFRRLVRRFYEGVAEDPLLRPMYPEEDLGPAEERFALFLMQYWGGPTTYSQHRGHPRLRMRHAPFQVDAAAHDAWLRHMRVALDELGLAPEHEAQLWKYLTYAAASMINTAG
- a CDS encoding acyl-CoA thioesterase encodes the protein MARHHYRCPLRWADMDAFGHVNNVVFLRYLEEARIDFMFRLAPGEGSESFTGGSVVARHEIDYKLPLVHRHEPVLIESWVTRIGAASLTIRYEVKDEATEDAPETVYVRAETVVVPYNLAEGRPRRITAEERHFLEEYLDEPRTEAIAA